The following coding sequences lie in one Candidatus Methylomirabilis tolerans genomic window:
- a CDS encoding calcium/sodium antiporter — MNDYAALILGVICAGIGGELFVRGAVGVAHWARVTPGIIGATVAAFATSSPELSVSINAAMAGKPQIAFGDALGSNVVNVALILGLALVISGIQSSRDSVKRDFPVALLIPIITGVLFLDGEISRFDGVLMLSMFLAWLVAAIIEARKQRSAAEILLGEHRGWLVGLSCVVGLVSLVGAGHLIVAGARGIAIAFGIDEFIIGAIIVAVGTSVPELVITVIAKLRGHDEVSLGTILGSNIFNGIFIVAVASIIYPITVAWREVAITLVFGLLALVFSYPTRTGFIERRRGVLLLALYVVYLATILQRRAA, encoded by the coding sequence ATGAACGATTACGCCGCTTTGATTTTGGGTGTTATATGTGCCGGAATAGGCGGGGAGCTTTTTGTTCGCGGCGCGGTCGGCGTCGCTCATTGGGCGCGGGTGACTCCGGGTATTATCGGCGCGACTGTTGCAGCATTCGCCACATCGAGTCCGGAATTGTCAGTCTCCATAAATGCCGCTATGGCAGGAAAGCCCCAAATCGCCTTCGGCGACGCCCTCGGCAGTAACGTTGTGAATGTTGCCCTGATTCTCGGTCTTGCTTTGGTAATTTCTGGAATCCAAAGTTCTCGTGACAGCGTAAAACGGGATTTTCCGGTAGCGCTGTTGATCCCCATAATCACTGGTGTTCTGTTTCTGGATGGTGAGATCTCGCGATTCGACGGTGTACTGATGTTGAGCATGTTTCTCGCTTGGCTTGTCGCGGCGATTATCGAGGCTCGAAAACAACGGAGCGCCGCAGAAATACTTCTTGGAGAACATCGGGGCTGGCTGGTTGGTCTTTCGTGCGTCGTCGGCCTTGTATCTCTTGTCGGTGCCGGACATCTCATTGTCGCGGGAGCAAGAGGCATCGCCATTGCCTTTGGTATCGACGAATTCATTATCGGGGCAATTATTGTAGCAGTGGGCACCTCCGTGCCGGAACTCGTGATAACAGTCATTGCAAAGCTTCGTGGACACGACGAGGTGAGCCTGGGAACAATTCTTGGTAGCAATATCTTCAATGGCATTTTTATCGTCGCTGTCGCGTCCATTATTTACCCCATAACGGTTGCGTGGCGTGAGGTCGCTATTACATTGGTGTTTGGTCTTCTGGCCTTGGTGTTCTCTTACCCTACGCGTACTGGCTTCATTGAACGGAGGCGAGGTGTTTTGCTGTTGGCGCTCTATGTTGTCTATCTCGCTACCATCCTTCAACGGCGGGCGGCCTGA
- the nhaA gene encoding Na+/H+ antiporter NhaA yields the protein MLQQPEHPNDLARLPAKPVDRIIEPLARFLRIEAASGILLLFVTCIALGLANSPFADVFLSLWKTPFGLTFGAFEMNHSLRHWINDGLMAIFFFVVGLEVKRELVLGELRDLRTAALPIIAAAGGMVVPATLYLAGQLGQPGEHGWGIPMATDIAFVVGCLAVLGTRVPAGLRIVLLSLAIADDIGAILVIAIGYTSHINLAALFLGLLGLGVVRGMARLGVRSVPIYCIVGVVIWLAFHASGVHATIAGVILGLLTPAHVWVSAGRLHAIVQQFTAYVEGERWSNEGKNHAALRDIQVAAREMLSPLERLETALHPWVSFVIMPLFALANAGVSINVTDFREPVAVAVMVGLGVGKPVGIVSFSWLAVRVGIARLPAGVNWSILTAGGILAGIGFTMALFIASLALEGALLNAAKVGILSGSALCAVTGSLLLFWLLPKPVRSARRAA from the coding sequence ATGTTGCAACAACCTGAACATCCTAACGACCTTGCTCGCCTGCCCGCGAAACCGGTCGATCGCATCATCGAGCCGCTCGCGCGCTTTTTACGTATCGAGGCAGCCAGTGGGATTCTCCTGCTGTTCGTAACATGTATTGCGCTCGGTCTCGCCAATTCGCCTTTTGCAGATGTCTTTCTGAGCCTGTGGAAGACTCCATTCGGTCTTACGTTTGGTGCGTTTGAGATGAACCACTCCTTAAGGCATTGGATCAATGACGGTCTGATGGCGATTTTCTTTTTCGTGGTTGGCTTAGAAGTCAAACGCGAATTAGTCCTTGGGGAACTCAGAGACCTTCGAACGGCCGCGCTCCCCATCATTGCAGCGGCTGGCGGCATGGTCGTACCGGCTACTCTCTATCTCGCGGGCCAACTCGGACAGCCCGGCGAGCACGGCTGGGGTATTCCCATGGCGACCGACATCGCTTTTGTCGTTGGTTGTCTGGCGGTCCTGGGGACACGGGTCCCAGCGGGTTTGCGTATTGTCCTCCTTTCGCTGGCGATCGCTGACGACATTGGCGCCATCCTCGTCATCGCTATCGGCTATACAAGCCACATCAACCTCGCTGCGCTTTTCTTGGGCTTGCTGGGTCTTGGTGTCGTAAGAGGGATGGCCCGCCTTGGGGTGCGCAGCGTCCCGATCTATTGTATCGTTGGGGTAGTGATCTGGTTGGCGTTCCATGCATCCGGGGTCCATGCCACGATTGCCGGCGTGATCTTGGGTCTGCTCACGCCGGCCCATGTGTGGGTCAGCGCGGGCCGCTTGCACGCGATCGTCCAGCAGTTTACTGCGTATGTTGAAGGGGAACGCTGGAGTAATGAGGGGAAGAACCACGCGGCGTTGCGTGATATCCAGGTGGCGGCACGAGAGATGTTGTCTCCCCTTGAACGGCTTGAGACCGCGCTGCACCCGTGGGTGAGCTTTGTGATCATGCCCCTCTTTGCTTTGGCAAATGCTGGGGTATCGATCAACGTTACGGACTTTCGTGAACCCGTTGCGGTGGCGGTTATGGTAGGCTTAGGAGTCGGCAAGCCTGTAGGCATTGTAAGTTTTAGTTGGCTGGCGGTGCGTGTGGGCATTGCCAGGTTGCCCGCTGGTGTGAACTGGAGCATCCTCACAGCGGGCGGCATACTGGCAGGCATTGGTTTCACAATGGCCCTATTCATTGCAAGCTTGGCGTTGGAGGGTGCGTTGCTCAATGCCGCGAAGGTGGGGATTCTGTCCGGGTCGGCATTGTGCGCGGTGACAGGGAGCCTGCTCCTGTTTTGGCTGCTTCCAAAGCCTGTGCGCTCGGCGAGACGCGCCGCCTAG
- a CDS encoding cytochrome c — MIGKLTKIAKRVVVLTFAASLMLASCRSAPEPPTGQALYLRHCASCHGESGDGNGALAASLRRLPSDLRLIAKRHGGQFDESYVMQIIDGRRVVAEHGTREMPVWGAVFETEHRPGDYPGYISLLHTRALTDYLSSIQQE, encoded by the coding sequence ATGATCGGCAAGCTGACGAAGATCGCCAAGAGAGTCGTTGTCCTTACGTTCGCTGCGAGTCTGATGCTTGCCTCGTGCCGGAGCGCTCCGGAGCCGCCTACCGGACAGGCCCTCTATCTTCGGCATTGCGCCTCGTGCCACGGCGAGTCCGGGGACGGGAACGGTGCGTTGGCTGCCTCCCTACGGCGACTCCCATCCGACCTTCGGCTGATCGCGAAGCGCCACGGCGGGCAATTTGATGAGAGCTATGTGATGCAAATCATCGACGGCAGGCGCGTAGTAGCCGAGCACGGCACCAGGGAGATGCCCGTCTGGGGAGCGGTGTTCGAGACCGAGCATCGGCCGGGAGACTACCCTGGCTACATCTCTCTTCTGCACACACGAGCCCTTACTGACTACCTGAGCTCGATTCAGCAGGAATAG